One genomic window of Polyangium aurulentum includes the following:
- a CDS encoding response regulator transcription factor, which translates to MPNHVLLVDDSATVRAVIPAELREAGFCVTPVPTLDGARRALAQSRDRDPFDLAILDLQLPDGDGLDLLRELRRDPEHANLPVMILSSDVRFVSRLRGLGIGADDFLGKPHSKAYLVQRARALTGSLPVGEEALSRPCRALIIDADPGFRETLARVLRIGHGCEVVALESMDHATQYLEVDGTWIDCAVVERGCFLRIRALLQARRNGNVPVVVLDDSPAATSARRAHPSREVSFIPRSAGPSAVAEMVLRKTNPTATGLRAISIPANEIAEPWVEPVGPNERGSLGPASAPHSPREPLPIAEQKLA; encoded by the coding sequence ATGCCTAACCACGTCCTCCTCGTCGACGACAGCGCGACCGTGCGCGCCGTCATTCCCGCAGAGCTCCGCGAGGCCGGCTTCTGCGTCACGCCCGTCCCCACGCTGGACGGCGCCCGACGAGCCCTCGCGCAGAGCCGCGATCGCGACCCGTTCGACCTCGCGATCCTCGACCTGCAGCTCCCCGATGGCGACGGGCTGGACCTGCTCCGCGAGCTACGGCGCGATCCCGAGCACGCCAACCTGCCCGTGATGATCCTCTCGAGCGACGTGCGCTTCGTCTCGCGCCTGCGCGGGCTCGGCATCGGCGCCGACGACTTTTTGGGCAAACCCCACTCGAAGGCGTACCTCGTCCAGCGCGCGCGGGCCCTCACCGGCTCGCTCCCGGTCGGCGAGGAGGCGCTCTCCAGGCCTTGCCGCGCGCTCATCATCGACGCCGATCCCGGCTTCCGCGAGACCCTGGCGCGCGTGCTGCGCATCGGTCACGGCTGCGAGGTGGTCGCGCTCGAGAGCATGGACCACGCGACGCAATACCTCGAGGTCGACGGCACGTGGATCGATTGCGCCGTCGTCGAGCGGGGCTGCTTCCTGCGCATCCGCGCGCTCTTGCAAGCCCGGCGAAACGGAAACGTGCCGGTGGTCGTCCTCGACGACTCCCCCGCGGCCACGTCGGCGCGGCGGGCCCACCCCTCGCGCGAGGTCTCGTTCATCCCGCGCTCCGCCGGCCCGAGCGCCGTGGCCGAGATGGTCCTGCGCAAGACAAACCCTACGGCGACCGGCCTGCGCGCGATCTCGATACCCGCCAATGAGATTGCCGAGCCCTGGGTCGAGCCGGTCGGCCCCAATGAGCGTGGCTCATTAGGGCCTGCCTCTGCACCTCATTCCCCCCGCGAGCCCCTGCCCATCGCAGAGCAGAAGCTCGCCTGA
- a CDS encoding response regulator transcription factor: MAPHVLLVDDSTLVRMVIAAELREAGFLVTPVPTLDAARRALSQSRERGRFDLAILDLALPDGDGLDLLREMRRDPSYASLPIMILSGDSRFGSRLKGLGVGADDFVSKPHSKAYLVARARALTGVDGAGAERSGRVMIVDADAGLREPLARLLRVGHSRDVVALESVDEAAQYLEVEGARIDCAVVDRRCFIRLLGLLQARQGDTVPVVVLDGSPSGSVAPLAPRRGTLSRDVAFVARSSGPSPIAEVVLRRSSAQTSRRSAEHGRSPVSSELSVLPDGPNGRIAQGA; encoded by the coding sequence ATGGCCCCCCACGTCCTCCTCGTCGACGACAGCACCCTCGTTCGGATGGTCATCGCCGCCGAGCTTCGCGAAGCCGGGTTCCTGGTCACCCCGGTGCCCACCCTCGATGCGGCGCGCCGGGCGCTCTCCCAATCCCGCGAGCGCGGTCGATTCGATCTCGCCATCCTCGATCTCGCGCTCCCCGACGGGGACGGGCTCGACCTGCTCCGCGAAATGCGCAGGGACCCCTCGTACGCGAGCCTCCCCATCATGATCCTCTCGGGCGACTCGCGCTTCGGCTCGCGCTTGAAGGGGCTCGGCGTCGGCGCCGACGACTTCGTCAGCAAGCCGCATTCGAAGGCTTATCTCGTCGCGCGCGCCCGGGCGCTCACGGGCGTCGACGGCGCGGGCGCAGAGAGGTCGGGGCGCGTGATGATCGTCGACGCCGACGCCGGCCTTCGCGAGCCATTGGCGCGTCTATTGAGGGTCGGCCATAGCCGCGACGTCGTCGCCCTCGAAAGCGTGGACGAGGCCGCGCAATACCTCGAGGTCGAGGGCGCGCGCATCGACTGCGCCGTGGTCGACCGCCGCTGCTTCATCCGCCTCCTCGGCCTCTTGCAAGCGCGACAGGGCGACACCGTGCCCGTGGTCGTCCTCGACGGCTCCCCCTCGGGCAGCGTCGCCCCCCTCGCCCCGCGCCGGGGCACGCTCTCGCGCGACGTCGCGTTCGTCGCGAGGTCGAGCGGCCCGAGCCCGATCGCCGAGGTCGTGCTGCGCAGGTCCTCGGCCCAGACGAGCCGCCGCAGCGCCGAGCACGGCCGATCTCCCGTCTCCAGCGAGCTGTCCGTGCTTCCCGACGGCCCGAACGGCCGCATCGCGCAGGGCGCCTGA